From the genome of Ananas comosus cultivar F153 unplaced genomic scaffold, ASM154086v1, whole genome shotgun sequence, one region includes:
- the LOC109704221 gene encoding NDR1/HIN1-like protein 10: MADAKQANLSGAYYGPPIPPQNTYRSVGRSSGCNPCACLFCTLFKLIFSIVVILGIIVLVVWLVIRPYGLKAHAESAALTQFALSSSNTLDFNLTVDIAVRNRNKRIGIYYDYIESQAFYDGDRFGFELLPPFYQGHKTTSEIKPAFQGTQLMLGNSVSTTYNTEKGKGFYNVDVKVYTKLRLKIWIFKIHHVNPTIKCTLSLPVPSNTSSTSTVNLGTDCDVDY; encoded by the coding sequence atgGCTGACGCGAAGCAAGCCAACCTAAGCGGCGCCTACTACGGCCCGCCGATCCCCCCGCAGAACACGTACCGCAGCGTCGGCCGCAGCTCCGGCTGCAACCCCTGCGCCTGCCTCTTCTGCACCCTCTTCAAGCTCATCTTCTCCATCGTCGTCATCCTCGGCATCATCGTCCTCGTCGTCTGGCTCGTCATCCGCCCCTACGGCCTCAAAGCCCACGCCGAGTCCGCCGCCCTCACGCAGTTCGCCCTCTCCTCCTCCAACACCCTCGACTTCAACCTCACCGTCGACATCGCCGTCCGCAACCGCAACAAGAGGATCGGCATCTACTACGACTACATCGAAAGCCAAGCGTTCTACGACGGCGACCGCTTCGGCTTCGAGCTGCTGCCGCCCTTCTACCAGGGCCACAAGACGACCAGCGAAATTAAGCCCGCGTTCCAGGGGACGCAGCTGATGCTCGGGAACTCGGTTTCGACGACATACAACACAGAAAAAGGTAAAGGGTTTTACAACGTCGACGTGAAGGTGTACACTAAGCTCAGGCTCAAGATATGGATCTTTAAGATTCACCATGTTAATCCCACGATTAAGTGCACTTTGAGCTTACCTGTTCCCAGCAACACGAGCTCAACGTCCACGGTGAATTTGGGGACCGATTGTGACGTGGACTACTAA